A single region of the Alosa alosa isolate M-15738 ecotype Scorff River chromosome 6, AALO_Geno_1.1, whole genome shotgun sequence genome encodes:
- the elac2 gene encoding zinc phosphodiesterase ELAC protein 2: MNTVASCCKSIAWRFLNHNFARRSLVLGTCNVNASEPLSYVGVLYFHQMASNSAGSKKQPGQKQKPPKDTLRHFRSKENRKRTDIPGPATVYVQVVGSGSRDNDASLYVFSEYNRYLFNCGEGTQRLMQEHKLKAARLDNIFITRMNWKNVGGLSGMILTLKDTGVPECVLCGPPQLEKYINAIRSFSGPLDEIKLSVRPYTAPQHTDDTMTISQIPIFADVKEGSPSRSSPGRRSPSASPPTKQRRELWRPQEGEEPSEDSREGRGSPDNRDGRMKSTRDPSLVIAFVCKLHPKKGNFLVPKAKELGLPVGTAAIGPIIAALKDGKTVTYEGKEILPEQMCTPADPGPVFLVVDCPSEEFVQPLCSNQQLQRYQTGGSEDPAMLVVHMTPESVLKSDEYKQWMERFPSSTEHLIMNEQACTAHNVRSHKIQSQLNLIHAEIFPELKPLTTKEPQSALHVPNVRAECLLKFQLRPKQEWQRDAIPVCDREEFVKEAGEVPGFLQEVEQCKRLLAADVEVQSAKVDKYPEVVFLGTGSALPMKIRNVSGTLVNVSSTQSVLLDCGEGTFGQLCRHYGDSVDEVLTRLSTIFVSHLHADHHTGLLNLLLQRERAMNSLGKSFMPIYLVAPVQIMTWLNQYHDHCQEILSHINIIPAKVLCEGAEMPKYKTKSFLQAMLKKNDLTRFQTCVVRHCKNAFACGLTHQSGWQVVFSGDTMPCDALARMGANATLLIHEATLEDGMEEEAVEKRHSTTSQAIGIGMKMNAEFIMLNHFSQRYAKIPLFSADFNEKVGIAFDHMKIRVGDFRVLPRLIPPLKALFAEEIEEMEERRGRRELRVKGLAEEANEDKETSSPPGGDAAAGRGAKREQEEEPTGEANSKRLKAL, encoded by the exons ATGAATACAGTGGCGTCATGCTGTAAATCGATTGCTTGGCGTTTTTTAAACCATAATTTCGCTCGTAGATCTCTTGTGCTCGGCACATGTAACGTGAATGCTAGTGAACCCCTGTCCTATGTAGGAGTTTTGTATTTTCATCAAATGGCCTCGAACTCGGCGGGCAGTAAGAAACAACCGGGCCAAAAGCAGAAGCCGCCCAAAGACACTTTGAGACATTTCAGATCAAAAGAAAATAGGAAACGCACAGACATTCCTGGACCCGCAACAGTTTACGTACAAGTTGTTGGTTCTGGTAGCCGAGATAACGATGCGTCATTGTATGTGTTTTCGGAGTATAATAG ATACCTCTTCAACTGTGGGGAGGGAACACAGCGCTTGATGCAGGAACACAA gctcaAGGCTGCGCGGTTGGACAATATATTTATTACCAGAATGAACTGGAAAAATGTTGGAGGCCTGTCTG GTATGATATTAACACTAAAAGACACAGGTGTGCCTGAATGCGTTCTGTGTGGACCACCTCAGCTT GAAAAGTACATCAATGCTATCAGGTCATTTTCTGGACCATTGGATGAAATTAAGCTAT CTGTGCGGCCTTACACTGCTCCACAGCATACAGATGACACAATGACAATCTCTCAAATCCCAATATTTG CTGATGTGAAGGAAGGGAGCCCAAGTCGGTCATCACCAGGGCGTAGAAGTCCATCTGCCAGTCCTCCTACTAAACAGAGGAGGGAGCTGTGGAGACCACAGGAAGGAGAGGAGCCCTCAGAGGATAGCAGGGAAGGGAGGGGCAGTCCAG ATAACAGAGATGGAAGAATGAAATCCACTAGAGACCCATCTTTGGTTATAGCCTTTGTCTGCAAG CTACATCCTAAAAAAGGAAACTTTTTGGTGCCAAAAGCTAAAGAACTTGGTTTACCAGT GGGTACAGCTGCTATCGGCCCCATTATTGCTGCTTTGAAGGATGGAAAGACTGTGACCTATGAAGGGAAAGAG ATCCTCCCAGAGCAAATGTGTACTCCCGCTGATCCTGGACCAGTCTTCCTAGTGGTGGACTGCCCCTCAGAGGAGTTTGTCCAGCCCCTCTGCAGCAACCAGCAGCTCCAAAG GTATCAGACCGGAGGCTCCGAGGATCCTGCAATGTTGGTGGTTCACATGACTCCAGAATCTGTACTGAAATCGGACGAGTACAAGCAGTGGATGGAGAG GTTTCCATCCAGCACGGAGCATCTGATTATGAATGAGCAGGCGTGCACGGCCCACAACGTCAGGAGCCACAAGATCCAGTCTCAACTCAACCTCATCCACGCGGAGATCTTTCCGGAACTGAAGCCCCTTACAACCAAG gAGCCCCAGTCTGCCCTGCACGTCCCCAATGTGAGAGCTGAGTGCCTGCTGAAGTTTCAGCTTCGACCCAAACAAGAGTGGCAAAG GGATGCCATCCCAGTGTGCGATAGGGAGGAGTTTGTGAAGGAGGCGGGCGAGGTGCCGGGCTTCCTGCAGGAAGTGGAGCAATGCAAGCGGCTCCTGGCCGCTGATGTGGAGGTCCAGTCGG CGAAGGTGGACAAGTATCCAGAAGTGGTGTTTCTGGGAACCGGATCAGCGCTCCCCATGAAGATCAGGAATGTCAGTGGAACACTGGTCAACGTCAG CTCCACTCAGTCAGTGCTGCTGGACTGCGGGGAGGGGACGTTTGGACAGTTGTGTCGTCACTATGGGGACAGTGTGGATGAGGTCCTCACCAGGCTGTCCACTATATTCGTCTCTCATCTGCATGCGGACCACCACACA GGACTGTTGAATTTGCTGTTGCAAAGAGAACGAGCAATG AACAGTCTAGGGAAATCCTTTATGCCTATTTACTTGGTGGCTCCAGTCCAGATCATGACTTGGCTTAACCAGTACCATGACCACTGCCAGGAGATCCTCAGTCACATCAA CATCATCCCAGCAAAGGTCCTGTGTGAAGGTGCAGAGATGCCAAAGTACAAAACCAAGTCCTTCCTCCAGGCTATGCTGAAGAAGAACGATCTAACACGG TTCCAGACCTGTGTCGTGCGCCACTGCAAGAATGCCTTCGCCTGTGGCCTTACCCACCAGTCTGGCTGGCAGGTGGTCTTCTCTGGAGACACCATGCCCTGTGATGCCCTGGCGCGCATGG GGGCGAACGCCACGCTGCTCATCCACGAGGCCACGCTGGAAGatgggatggaggaggaggccgtAGAGAAACGACACAG CACGACTTCGCAGGCGATTGGGATTGGCATGAAGATGAATGCCGAGTTCATCATGCTGAACCACTTTAGCCAGAGGTATGCCAAGATCCCCCTCTTCAGTGCCGACTTCAACGAGAAGGTGGGAATTGCCTTTGACCATATGAAG ATCCGTGTGGGAGACTTCCGAGTCCTTCCCCGGCTCATTCCTCCGCTCAAGGCACTGTTCGCAGAGGAGattgaggagatggaggagaggagagggaggagagagctgAGAGTGAAGGGTCTGGCTGAGGAGGCGAACGAAGACAAAGAAACCTCCTCACCTCCAGGGGGCGATGCTGCTGCGGGTCGAGGAGCCAAACgtgagcaggaggaagagcctACGGGGGAGGCCAACAGCAAACGGCTGAAGGCCCTCTAA